The genomic stretch AGGCGACGAAGCGGATCGACGTGCTCGGTGTCGCCCTGCTGTCCGCCACCACCGCGTGCCTGGTGTTCTTCACCGAGTTCGGCGGCAACCGCCAGCACGGCTGGGGTGCGCCGGAGACGTGGGCGTGGGGTGCCGGCTTCCTCGTCGCGGCCGCGTCGTTCGTGCTCGTCGAGTCGCGGGCGCAGGACCCGATCATCCCGCTGTCGTTCTTCCGCAACCGCACGTTCGTCATCGCGACGGCGATCGGCTTCGTGCTGGGCCTCGGCATGTTCGCCGCGATCGGCTTCGTCCCGACGTTCCTGCAGATGGCCTCGGGCACGTCCGCCGCGGTCTCCGGGCTGCTGATGCTGCCGATGATGGTCGGCCTGATCGGCACCTCGATCCTGTCCGGCACGCTCATCACGAAGACCGGCCGCTACCGCGCGTTCCCGATCATCGGCACGATCGTGGTCGGCATCGCGATGCTCGGCATGACCTCGCTGGCCGCGAGCACCCCGATCTGGCTGATCTGCGTCTACCTGTTCGTCTTCGGCGCCGGCCTCGGCCTGATCATGCAGGTCGTGGTCCTGGTCGCGCAGAACGCCGTGCCGCCCGAGCAGGTCGGTACCGCCACCTCGACGAACAACTACTTCCGCGAGGTCGGCGCCTCCCTCGGCGTCGCCGTCTTCGGAGCGCTCTTCACCTCACGCCTGACCGATGCGCTGACCGACGTCTTCCGCGGTGCCGGGGGCAGCGCGACCGACGCGGCCAGTGCCAGCTCGAGCATCGACCCGACCTCGCTGTCGAAGCTGCCGCAGGCGGTGCAGGACGGCATCGTGAACGCGTACGCCGACTCCCTGTCGCCGGTGTTCTGGTACCTGCTGCCGTTCATCGCCGCCGCGCTCGTGCTCGCGCTCTTCATCCCGCAGATGCAGCTGGCGGACGTCGCCGGCATGGTCGCCCGTGGTGAAGCGGTCGGTGGCGACGAGGCCGACGCGCTCGAGCGGGCACGACGGGACGGGACTGCGCCGGCCGCCGCGTCGGCGGACGCACCCGAGCCGGTGGGCTCGCCGACGGGGTCGGTGTCGACCACCCGGCACGACGAGTAGTCGCGACCAGGTGACGGACGGGAGGCGCGGTGCCAGCGGGTGCCGCGCCTCCCGTCCGTCGTGTGGGTCGGGTCAGGCGCCCGTGCTCGCGCGGGGGACCAGGCGGGTGGGCAGGGCCGGGTCCGGCGCGTCGACGCCGTCGAGCGTCGCGAGGAGCCGGAGTGCCGCTGCGCGTCCGAGGTCGGCGCCGGGGAGGGCGACGCTCGTCAGGCTCGGCGCCGTGACCGAGGACGACGGCAGGTCGTCGAAACCGGCGACGGCCAGGGACGTCGGCACCGCGATGCCCCGCTCGGCAGCGACCCGGAGTACCCCGTAGGCCAGGGTGTCGGCGGCCGCGACGACGGCGGTGACCCGGTCCGCGAGCCAGGCGTCGACGACCTGCCCGACGGCGCTCGCGGCGGCGTCGATCGTCAGGTCGGCCTGTGCCTGGACGGGTGACACCGTGATGCCGGCCGCGGTGCACGCCTGCCCGAACAGCGTGCGGCGGACCGCGAACGTCGTCGCACGTGACGTCCCGTCGAGGTAGGCGACCCGACGGTGTCCGGCGGCGGCGAGGTGGGCGACCAGCGCCTCCACGCCGGCGGTCAGGTCGTAGTTGACCGCTCCCGGACCGCCGGGGGCGTCGAGCAGGACGACGGGGACGCTCGCGGCCATCGACGCGTGCTCGGCCGGGGCGTCCACCAGGATGCCGGCCGGACGGAGTCGCTCGAAGCGGCGGACGTCGGCGTCCACCGGCTGCTCGCCGCGCTCGGTGACGGACAGCACGAGCTGGAAACGGTCGCCGATGGTGTCGCGGACGCCGCGGATGACCTCGGCGAAGAACGGGTTCGACAGGTCGGGGGCGATGAGCACGACGAGGTCGCCGCTGCCCCGCGCCAGTGAGCTCGCCGCGTGGTCGACGACGTAGCCGAGCTGCTCGACGGCGTCGCGGACCCGGTCGGCGATGGGCGTCGAGACGCGTCCGCGGTCCTTGCCGTTCACGACGAGGGAGACCGTGGCGATGCTCGTGCCGGCGCGTTCGGCGACCATCGCGGCGGTCACGCGACCGGACGGAGCGGGGCGACTGCGCGGGCTCGTGGGCACAGGTCGATGCTAGCGACGGCCGTGCATGCAGAATCCCGGCGACTTGACGTCAAGCGCTTGATGCTGTGTGATGTCAAACGCTTGACGCGGCGTGCATGGCGCGTCAGGCCCTGACCTCCTGCCGGCCGCCCGCACCCCGGGCACCCGGCTCCCCGACGAAGTGGAGCACCCCGTGTCCGACGCCCCGCGCACCCCCGCGAAGATCATCCTCGACTGCGACCCCGGCCACGACGACGCCGTCGCGATGCTGCTCGCCCACGGCAACCCGGACATCGAGCTCCTCGCCGTCACCACCGTCGTCGGCAACCAGACCCTCCCGAAGGTCACCCGGAACGCGCTCGCCGTCGCCCGCATCGCGGGGATCACCGGCGTGCCCTTCGCCGCCGGTGCCGCCCGACCGCTGCTCCGCCAGGTCGAGGTCGCCCCCGAGATCCACGGCGAGAGCGGCCTCGACGGACCCGTCCTACCGGAGCCGTCGTTCGAGCTCGACGAGCGGCACGCGGTCGACCTGATCATCGACACCGTGATGGCCCACGAGCCCGGCACCGTCACCATCGTGCCGACCGCCGGCCTGACCAACATCGCGCTCGCCGTCCGCAAGGAGCCGCGCATCGTCGAGCGCGTCAAGCAGGTCGTGCTGATGGGCGGCGGCGTCCACGTCGGCAACTGGAGCCCGGTCGCCGAGTTCAACATCGTCATCGACCCCGAAGCCGCGTCGATCGTGTTCGACGCCGGCTGGGACGTCGTCATGGTCGGACTCGACCTCACCCACCAGGCGCTCGCCACCCCCGAGGTCGCCGCCCGCATCGCCGCCGTCGGCACCGGGCCCGCCGCCTTCGTCGGGGAGCTCCTCGACTTCTTCGGCAAGGCGTACCAGGACGTACAGGGGTTCGACGCCCCGCCGGTGCACGACCCCTGCGCCGTGGCGTACGTCATCGACCCGACGATCGTCCGGGCCGTGAAGGTGCCGATCCGCGTCGAGACCCAGGGGACCCTGACCCTCGGCATGACCGTCGCCGACTTCCGCTCCCCGGCGCCCGCGGACTGCCGGACGAGCGCCGCCTTGGAACTCGACCACGGCCGGTTCTGGGACCTGGTCGTCGACGCCCTCGAGCGCATCGGCGAGACGCCCGACACCGGCTGGACGCCCCGCGCCGCCGCCGACGGCATCGACGCCGGCCTGACCACGCAGCCGACCGCCGCGACGGAGGCGTGAGCGCCGTGAAGTCGATCGGTGCGCTCACCGCGGCGCTGCTGGCCGCGTGCATCGCGTTCCAGCTCAACGCCAGCATGCTCAGCCCCGCCCTCGTCACGATGGCGCGCGAACTCGATACGGACGACGCCACGATCGGCCTGTCCCAGACGCTGTACTTCACGCTCGCCGCGCTGTTCTCGCTGTTCCTGCCCCGACTGTCGGACATCGTCGGCCGCAAGCGGGTGCTCGTCGCCATGCTCGCCGTGATGTTCGTCGGCAGCGTCGTCGCCGCCCTCGCGGTGAACGTCCCGATGCTGTTCACCGGTCGCATCATCCAGGGCGTCACCGGCCCGGTCGTCCCGATCAGCCTGCTCGTCCTGCGCAACGAGATCAGCGACCCGAAGCGCTACGGCGCCGCCCTCGGGCTGCTCACCGCGGTGAACGGCGGCATCGCCGGTATCGACGCCCTCGCCGGTGGGTGGATCGCGACCCACTTCGGCTTCCGCGGGATCTTCTGGGTGATCGCCGTCGTCACGGTCATCGCCCTCGCACTCGTCGCGAAGTGGGGCGTCGAGTCCCGCCCGTCCGCCGGCACCCGGATGGACTGGGTCGGCGTCGTGCCGCTCGTCGTCTCGGTCGGTGCCCTGCTCACCGCCTTCAACGAGGCCGGCAAGCTCGGCGACGCGGACCCCGTGCTCGTGGTCGGTGGCGTGGTCGTCGCACTCGCCGCCTTCGCCGTGTTCTGGGCCGTCGAGTCGCGTGTCCGCGAACCGCTCGTCGAGACCCGGTTCCTCAAGCGCCGGGCCACCTGGGCACTGCTCGCCACCACGTTCCTCACGATGACCGGGGTGTTCGCCGTCGTCAACGGGCTCGTCACCTCGCTCGCCCAGAACGGCGACGCGGGCTTCGGGATGGAGGCCGACCTCGCCTCCCTCGTGTTCCTCACGCCGTACGCACTGGTCGGCTGGGTCGTCGGACCGTTCGCCGGCCGGCTCGCGCCGACCCTCGGCTACCGCGCCGTCCTGCGCGTCGGCCTGGTCGGCAGCATCGTCGCCACCGTCCTGATGGCGCTCGTCGGGGTGCACTCGCTGCCGGTGCTCGTCACCGCCACGGTGCTGATCGGCATCACCTACGCCGGCATCGCGAACATCATCCTCAACGGCCTGGGCATCGTGCTGTCCCCGGACTCGAACCCCGGCTTCCTGCCCGGACTCAACGCCGGCGCGTTCAACCTCGGCGCGGGCGTCAGCTTCGCCGTGCTGCCGGCACTGCAGATCGCGCTCGGGGTCGGCGGTTCCTCGGGCACCGCCGGGTACTCCGGTGGGATGCTGCTCGGTGCCGTGATCACCACCGCTGCCCTGGCGACCTCGTTCCTCATCCCCCGACCAGAGGCCGCCGAGACCGGTACCGCCGTCCCGCAGAAGGAGTCCGTCCGATGACCGACACGATCGTGATCGTCGGGTCGCTCAACGCGGACCTCGTCGTCCGCACCGAGCGCTTCCCGCAGCCGGGGGAGACCCTGCACGGCTCCGACCTGGCGACCCTGCCCGGCGGCAAGTCCGCCAACCAGGCCGTCGCGGCCGGGCGGCTCGGGGGCACCGTCCGCATGGTCGGCGCGGTCGGTGACGACGGCAACGGCACGCTGCTCCGCGACTCCGTCGCGGCCTCCGGGGCGGACACCACGCACGTCGTGGTCCGGCCCGGCACCGCCACCGGCACCGCCGTCATCACCGTCGACGGCCGCGGCGAGAACACCATCGTGATCTCCGGCGGTGCCAACGCCACGCTCGCACCCGCGGACCTGCCCGCCGACGTCTTCCACGACGCCGCCGTGCTCGGACTCTGCCTCGAGGTCCCGATGGACGCGGTGCTCGCCGCCGCCCGGGCCGCACACGCCGCGGGGGTGACCGTGCTGACGAACCTGTCCCCGTTCGGCGCCGTCCCGCCGGAGCTCCTCGAACTGACCGACGTCCTGCTCGTCAACGAGCACGAGGCCGCCGCGCTCGGGGACCACGGCGTCCGACGCTCGATCGTCACCCGGGGCGGGGACGGCTCGGTCGTGCACGACGGGGACGCCCGGCCGGTCGAGGTCCCCGCCGTGCCCGTCGAGGCGGTCGACACCACTGGGTGCGGGGACGCCTTCATGGGAGCGGTCGCACTGCGGCTCGCGGCGGGGGACACGTTGGTCGAGGCTGCGCGGTTCGCCGCCGGGGTCGGCGCCTACGCGGCGACCGGTGCCGGCGCACAGGCGTCCTACCCGACCACCGCACAGCTGGAGGCGTTCCTCGGGACGTGATCCGGGCCTCCCGCCCGACCGCTACCGTGGGCGCATGCGCGTCGGAGTCCTCGACATCGGTTCGAACACCGGTCACCTGCTCGTCGTCGACGCTCACGGGGGT from Curtobacterium sp. MCLR17_032 encodes the following:
- a CDS encoding MDR family MFS transporter yields the protein MSASAPSTTRRGRQQADGPLLLTQRRIWIIFSALIAGMLLSSLDQTIVSTAMPTIVGELGGVAHQAWITTGYLLASTIVMPIYGKFGDVIGRRNLFLVAIALFTLASLGCALSTDFWQFVVFRALQGLGGGGLMILSQAIIADIVPASQRGKYLGPLGAIFGLSAVGGPLLGGFFVDHMTWNWAFWINIPVGIAAFAVAWFALTLPSKKATKRIDVLGVALLSATTACLVFFTEFGGNRQHGWGAPETWAWGAGFLVAAASFVLVESRAQDPIIPLSFFRNRTFVIATAIGFVLGLGMFAAIGFVPTFLQMASGTSAAVSGLLMLPMMVGLIGTSILSGTLITKTGRYRAFPIIGTIVVGIAMLGMTSLAASTPIWLICVYLFVFGAGLGLIMQVVVLVAQNAVPPEQVGTATSTNNYFREVGASLGVAVFGALFTSRLTDALTDVFRGAGGSATDAASASSSIDPTSLSKLPQAVQDGIVNAYADSLSPVFWYLLPFIAAALVLALFIPQMQLADVAGMVARGEAVGGDEADALERARRDGTAPAAASADAPEPVGSPTGSVSTTRHDE
- a CDS encoding LacI family DNA-binding transcriptional regulator, with protein sequence MPTSPRSRPAPSGRVTAAMVAERAGTSIATVSLVVNGKDRGRVSTPIADRVRDAVEQLGYVVDHAASSLARGSGDLVVLIAPDLSNPFFAEVIRGVRDTIGDRFQLVLSVTERGEQPVDADVRRFERLRPAGILVDAPAEHASMAASVPVVLLDAPGGPGAVNYDLTAGVEALVAHLAAAGHRRVAYLDGTSRATTFAVRRTLFGQACTAAGITVSPVQAQADLTIDAAASAVGQVVDAWLADRVTAVVAAADTLAYGVLRVAAERGIAVPTSLAVAGFDDLPSSSVTAPSLTSVALPGADLGRAAALRLLATLDGVDAPDPALPTRLVPRASTGA
- a CDS encoding nucleoside hydrolase is translated as MSDAPRTPAKIILDCDPGHDDAVAMLLAHGNPDIELLAVTTVVGNQTLPKVTRNALAVARIAGITGVPFAAGAARPLLRQVEVAPEIHGESGLDGPVLPEPSFELDERHAVDLIIDTVMAHEPGTVTIVPTAGLTNIALAVRKEPRIVERVKQVVLMGGGVHVGNWSPVAEFNIVIDPEAASIVFDAGWDVVMVGLDLTHQALATPEVAARIAAVGTGPAAFVGELLDFFGKAYQDVQGFDAPPVHDPCAVAYVIDPTIVRAVKVPIRVETQGTLTLGMTVADFRSPAPADCRTSAALELDHGRFWDLVVDALERIGETPDTGWTPRAAADGIDAGLTTQPTAATEA
- a CDS encoding MFS transporter → MSAVKSIGALTAALLAACIAFQLNASMLSPALVTMARELDTDDATIGLSQTLYFTLAALFSLFLPRLSDIVGRKRVLVAMLAVMFVGSVVAALAVNVPMLFTGRIIQGVTGPVVPISLLVLRNEISDPKRYGAALGLLTAVNGGIAGIDALAGGWIATHFGFRGIFWVIAVVTVIALALVAKWGVESRPSAGTRMDWVGVVPLVVSVGALLTAFNEAGKLGDADPVLVVGGVVVALAAFAVFWAVESRVREPLVETRFLKRRATWALLATTFLTMTGVFAVVNGLVTSLAQNGDAGFGMEADLASLVFLTPYALVGWVVGPFAGRLAPTLGYRAVLRVGLVGSIVATVLMALVGVHSLPVLVTATVLIGITYAGIANIILNGLGIVLSPDSNPGFLPGLNAGAFNLGAGVSFAVLPALQIALGVGGSSGTAGYSGGMLLGAVITTAALATSFLIPRPEAAETGTAVPQKESVR
- a CDS encoding ribokinase, yielding MTDTIVIVGSLNADLVVRTERFPQPGETLHGSDLATLPGGKSANQAVAAGRLGGTVRMVGAVGDDGNGTLLRDSVAASGADTTHVVVRPGTATGTAVITVDGRGENTIVISGGANATLAPADLPADVFHDAAVLGLCLEVPMDAVLAAARAAHAAGVTVLTNLSPFGAVPPELLELTDVLLVNEHEAAALGDHGVRRSIVTRGGDGSVVHDGDARPVEVPAVPVEAVDTTGCGDAFMGAVALRLAAGDTLVEAARFAAGVGAYAATGAGAQASYPTTAQLEAFLGT